Proteins from one Cyanobacteriota bacterium genomic window:
- a CDS encoding universal stress protein: protein MFTKILVATDSSPMAEQVFDRALFLAKAAQADMKLLHVLSAEENESPNLPQYVGLDYYFTMTEASWRDYREQWDAFKEERLQWLHTHAETARASGLSVEVEQICGNPGRVICQVARTWGADLIVMGRRGRSGLSELLLGSVSNYVLHHAPCSVIALQALTSSSRPAHSIDAVAS from the coding sequence ATGTTCACAAAGATTCTAGTTGCAACAGATAGCTCTCCCATGGCTGAGCAAGTTTTTGATCGAGCACTTTTTTTAGCAAAAGCTGCCCAAGCCGACATGAAGCTTTTGCATGTTTTGTCCGCAGAAGAAAATGAAAGCCCTAACTTGCCTCAGTATGTAGGATTAGACTACTACTTCACCATGACAGAAGCATCGTGGCGTGATTATCGAGAGCAGTGGGATGCCTTCAAGGAAGAGCGACTACAGTGGCTACATACTCATGCAGAGACAGCTAGAGCATCTGGTTTGTCCGTTGAAGTGGAGCAGATCTGCGGTAATCCAGGACGGGTTATTTGTCAGGTTGCTAGAACTTGGGGAGCTGACTTAATCGTAATGGGGCGGCGGGGACGATCAGGCCTAAGTGAACTACTACTGGGTAGCGTTAGTAACTACGTTCTGCATCATGCCCCCTGTTCAGTGATTGCACTTCAAGCATTAACGTCTTCATCGCGTCCAGCTCACTCTATCGATGCAGTTGCATCCTAG